A genomic window from Sceloporus undulatus isolate JIND9_A2432 ecotype Alabama chromosome 9, SceUnd_v1.1, whole genome shotgun sequence includes:
- the C2CD4D gene encoding C2 calcium-dependent domain-containing protein 4D gives MFSRKKASKLPPVPCPNVLTPDKIPPFFIPPNLATLQGRRSRKSKAEEAYEGRSATDHIIQVENSEEIQADGHLHGASSMPQLSGLPFLPESPHTRRRESLFHGGQSLHQCHVATFSSPTTRPLSHPGLAPDSDTASSAETSPYSSPLLMRSLGAVPLCHAHRHRRRFTGRSSNVLTTARPSSLSTEETSSTDTSPSFPRREKESFWGCLAPPPHLPAFPLGWIRCHERLTKEVMLTVSKGGRLRLSSEYLQPQGRLRIRLVSAEAFYPSHCDPRHIHCCVSLRLRPGARQKQRSAIVKRSRDPIFNEDFFFEGVSSDELPRLSLRLKVLNKGSGMRRDTVLGECDVPLDSLLP, from the coding sequence ATGTTCTCCAGAAAGAAAGCCTCCAAACTTCCACCTGTGCCCTGCCCCAACGTGCTCACTCCAGACAAAATCCCTCCGTTTTTTATCCCGCCCAACTTGGCTACCCTTCAAGGCCGGCGCTCACGCAAGAGCAAGGCCGAAGAAGCCTACGAGGGCCGGTCGGCCACAGACCACATTATCCAAGTGGAGAACTCGGAGGAAATCCAGGCCGACGGACATCTCCATGGGGCCTCCTCCATGCCTCAGCTCtctggcctccccttccttcctgagAGTCCACACACTCGCCGACGGGAGTCTCTCTTCCATGGTGGACAATCTCTCCACCAGTGCCACGTTGCCACCTTCTCCTCTCCAACCACAAGACCCCTATCGCACCCTGGTTTGGCTCCGGACAGTGACACGGCTTCCTCTGCCGAGACTTCCCCTTACAGCTCTCCACTCCTGATGCGCTCCTTGGGTGCCGTTCCATTGTGTCATGCCCACAGGCATCGCCGGAGGTTTACGGGCCGCTCCAGTAATGTCCTCACAACTGCTCGGCCGAGTTCGTTGTCCACGGAGGAGACCAGTTCCACCGACACAAGCCCCAGCTTCCCCCGCCGGGAAAAGGAGTCCTTCTGGGGTTGCCTGGCCCCTCCGCCACATTTGCCGGCTTTCCCGCTGGGCTGGATCCGTTGCCATGAGAGGCTCACCAAGGAGGTGATGCTGACGGTGAGCAAAGGGGGACGACTGAGGCTCTCCAGCGAGTACTTGCAACCACAAGGGAGGCTCCGCATCCGGTTGGTGAGTGCCGAGGCCTTCTACCCTTCCCATTGTGACCCACGGCACATCCACTGTTGTGTCTCCCTTCGGCTGCGCCCGGGGGCCAGGCAGAAGCAGCGCAGTGCCATCGTGAAGAGGAGCCGAGACCCCATCTTCAATGAGGACTTTTTCTTCGAGGGTGTCTCCTCCGACGAACTTCCCAGGCTCAGCCTGAGGCTCAAGGTACTGAACAAAGGCTCCGGGATGCGGAGGGACACCGTGTTGGGCGAATGCGATGTCCCACTTGATTCTCTGTTGCCCTGA